One Temnothorax longispinosus isolate EJ_2023e chromosome 8, Tlon_JGU_v1, whole genome shotgun sequence genomic region harbors:
- the Aduk gene encoding serine/threonine-protein kinase ULK3 isoform X2 has translation MKDFFWDEGHIYIVMEYCDGGDLSSFIKKKHKLPESTCRRFLQQLALALRYLRDHNVCHMDLKPQNLLLMRKPQLVLKVGDFGFAQYLSNSEHKFTIRGSPLYMAPEMLLKHKYDARVDLWSVGVIMYECLFGKAPYSSSSFQELAEKIKETRPIEMPKAAHVSATCKDLLMALLKHNPADRITFDEFFAHDFLDLEHAPTKENYDKAVALVHKAIEMDTEKNAKEAFYLYCEALRYFIPILTNESDLKRKEVLRHRVNDYIRRAETLKVAFIDENNEKRPAPENKGNVTALQRIPSLEKSSAFTYNELRILSKSTTSMVDALEIGEAAEQYLAEGSYALALEKFQSCLSVLVPLLGKEPIGRRRDLLHKQVQIWMKEAESTKGLLATKDIDSLQRPSDEQCILQ, from the exons ATGAAAGATTTTTTCTGGGACGAAGG GCACATATACATCGTCATGGAGTACTGCGACGGCGGAGACTTGTCGAGCTTCATAAAGAAAAAGCACAAGCTGCCCGAAAGCACGTGTCGCAGATTTCTCCAGCAGCTCGCGTTAGCGTTGAGGTATCTGCGCGATCACAATGTCTGCCACATGGATCTCAAACCGCAGAATTTGCTGTTGATGAGGAAACCGCAACTAGTGCTCAAAGTTGGAG ATTTCGGTTTCGCGCAGTATCTCTCCAATTCGGAGCACAAATTCACGATACGCGGCTCGCCTCTTTACATGGCACCCGAAATGCTGTTGAAGCACAAGTACGACGCTCGCGTCGATCTGTGGAGCGTCGGGGTGATCATGTACGAGTGCCTTTTCGGAAAAGCTCCCTACTCCAGCAGTAGCTTTCAGGAACTAGCAGAAAAGATCAAGGAGACTCGACCAATAGAG ATGCCCAAGGCGGCTCATGTGTCAGCGACGTGTAAAGATTTGCTTATGGCTCTGCTGAAGCATAATCCTGCCGATCGTATAACGTTCGATGAATTTTTCGCGCACGACTTTCTGGACTTGGAGCACGCGCCCACGAAAGAAAATTACGATAAGGCAGTCGCGTTGGTGCACAAAGCCATTGAAATGGATACCGAGAAGAATGCAAAAGAGGCATTTTATCTTTACTGCGAAGCGCTCAGATATTTCATTCCGATTTTGACAA ACGAAAGTGATCTAAAACGAAAGGAGGTGTTACGTCATCGCGTGAACGATTACATAAGGAGAGCAGAAACGCTTAAAGTGGCGTTtatagatgaaaataatgaaaagcgTCCGGCGCCCGAAAATAAAGGAAATGTTACAGCCCTGCAAAGGATACCATCTTTAGAGAAAAGCTCGGCATTCACGTACAACGAACTAC GAATTCTTAGCAAAAGTACTACAAGCATGGTGGACGCGCTTGAAATAGGAGAAGCTGCTGAGCAATATCTCGCTGAGGGCAGCTATGCTCTGGCTTTAGAAAAATTTCAGTCCTGTCTAAGTGTACTTGTGCCTTTGTTGGGTAAGGAACCTATAGGCCGAAGAAGAGATTTGCTGCATAAGCAG GTACAGATTTGGATGAAGGAAGCCGAAAGTACCAAGGGACTCTTGGCTACCAAGGATATAGACTCCCTGCAACGACCATCCGACGAGCaatgtatattacaataa
- the Aduk gene encoding serine/threonine-protein kinase ULK3 isoform X1 — translation MSLPNVRDYCMLEKIGTGSYATVYKAFKKDGSREVVAVKCVDKGSLSKSAVDNLVTEIKLLNVLKHEHIVEMKDFFWDEGHIYIVMEYCDGGDLSSFIKKKHKLPESTCRRFLQQLALALRYLRDHNVCHMDLKPQNLLLMRKPQLVLKVGDFGFAQYLSNSEHKFTIRGSPLYMAPEMLLKHKYDARVDLWSVGVIMYECLFGKAPYSSSSFQELAEKIKETRPIEMPKAAHVSATCKDLLMALLKHNPADRITFDEFFAHDFLDLEHAPTKENYDKAVALVHKAIEMDTEKNAKEAFYLYCEALRYFIPILTNESDLKRKEVLRHRVNDYIRRAETLKVAFIDENNEKRPAPENKGNVTALQRIPSLEKSSAFTYNELRILSKSTTSMVDALEIGEAAEQYLAEGSYALALEKFQSCLSVLVPLLGKEPIGRRRDLLHKQVQIWMKEAESTKGLLATKDIDSLQRPSDEQCILQ, via the exons ATGAGTCTACCTAACGTGAGAGACTATTGCATGCTGGAAAAGATCGGCACCGGAAGCTACGCGACCGTGTACAAGGCATTCAAGAAG GACGGGAGCCGAGAGGTAGTCGCTGTTAAGTGCGTGGACAAAGGTTCGCTCTCGAAATCGGCGGTCGACAATCTCGTGACGGAGATCAAGCTGTTGAACGTCCTCAAGCACGAGCATATCGTGGAGATGAAAGATTTTTTCTGGGACGAAGG GCACATATACATCGTCATGGAGTACTGCGACGGCGGAGACTTGTCGAGCTTCATAAAGAAAAAGCACAAGCTGCCCGAAAGCACGTGTCGCAGATTTCTCCAGCAGCTCGCGTTAGCGTTGAGGTATCTGCGCGATCACAATGTCTGCCACATGGATCTCAAACCGCAGAATTTGCTGTTGATGAGGAAACCGCAACTAGTGCTCAAAGTTGGAG ATTTCGGTTTCGCGCAGTATCTCTCCAATTCGGAGCACAAATTCACGATACGCGGCTCGCCTCTTTACATGGCACCCGAAATGCTGTTGAAGCACAAGTACGACGCTCGCGTCGATCTGTGGAGCGTCGGGGTGATCATGTACGAGTGCCTTTTCGGAAAAGCTCCCTACTCCAGCAGTAGCTTTCAGGAACTAGCAGAAAAGATCAAGGAGACTCGACCAATAGAG ATGCCCAAGGCGGCTCATGTGTCAGCGACGTGTAAAGATTTGCTTATGGCTCTGCTGAAGCATAATCCTGCCGATCGTATAACGTTCGATGAATTTTTCGCGCACGACTTTCTGGACTTGGAGCACGCGCCCACGAAAGAAAATTACGATAAGGCAGTCGCGTTGGTGCACAAAGCCATTGAAATGGATACCGAGAAGAATGCAAAAGAGGCATTTTATCTTTACTGCGAAGCGCTCAGATATTTCATTCCGATTTTGACAA ACGAAAGTGATCTAAAACGAAAGGAGGTGTTACGTCATCGCGTGAACGATTACATAAGGAGAGCAGAAACGCTTAAAGTGGCGTTtatagatgaaaataatgaaaagcgTCCGGCGCCCGAAAATAAAGGAAATGTTACAGCCCTGCAAAGGATACCATCTTTAGAGAAAAGCTCGGCATTCACGTACAACGAACTAC GAATTCTTAGCAAAAGTACTACAAGCATGGTGGACGCGCTTGAAATAGGAGAAGCTGCTGAGCAATATCTCGCTGAGGGCAGCTATGCTCTGGCTTTAGAAAAATTTCAGTCCTGTCTAAGTGTACTTGTGCCTTTGTTGGGTAAGGAACCTATAGGCCGAAGAAGAGATTTGCTGCATAAGCAG GTACAGATTTGGATGAAGGAAGCCGAAAGTACCAAGGGACTCTTGGCTACCAAGGATATAGACTCCCTGCAACGACCATCCGACGAGCaatgtatattacaataa
- the Ari-1 gene encoding E3 ubiquitin-protein ligase ariadne-1 has protein sequence MDSEEETLYDDVDSGNESSGDDVDFAMEIESGNPRERATDVDEYPFEVLSTEEIVQDMVDSIKEVNTVVEIPATTTRILLNHFKWDKEKLMERFYDGDQEKLFAEARVINPFRKGPLISRSRSSQSSLVNPKRPTNGTEECGICFMTLPSSMMTGLECGHRFCTGCWGEYLTTKIMEEGVGQTIACAAHACDILVDDASVMRLVKDSKVKLKYQHLITNSFVECNRLLRWCPSPDCNNAIKVQYVEARPVTCKCGHTFCFHCGENWHDPVKCHLLRKWIKKCDDDSETSNWIAANTKECPKCNVTIEKDGGCNHMVCKNQNCKTEFCWVCLGPWEPHGSSWYNCNRYDEEEAKVARDAQEKSRSALQRYLFYCNRYMNHMQSLKFESKLYASVKEKMEEMQQHNMSWIEVQFLKKAVDILCSCRQTLMYTYVFAYYVKKNNQSVIFEDNQKDLESATECLSEYLERDITSENLADIKQKVQDKYRYCDSRRKVLLEHVHEGYEKEWWDYKE, from the exons ATGGATTCGGAGGAGGAAACGCTTTACGACGATGTCGACTCCGGCAACGAGTCGAGTGGCGATGATGTTGACTTCGCTATGGAAATCGAGTCTGGTAATCCACGGGAGCGTGCCACCGACGTCGACGAGTATCCATTCGAAGTGCTTTCCACGGAAGAGATCGTACAGGACATGGTTGACTCCATAAAGGAAGTCAATACTGTTGTTGAA ATACCGGCTACCACCAcacgtattttattaaatcattttaaatgGGATAAAGAAAAGCTGATGGAACGATTTTATGATGGTGATCAAGAAAAGTTATTTGCCGAGGCACGCGTCATTAATCCGTTCAGGAAGGGCCCTCTGATAAGCAGGAGTCGATCCTCCCAAAGTTCTTTGGTAAAT CCGAAAAGACCGACAAATGGAACAGAGGAATGTGGAATCTGTTTTATGACCTTGCCATCCTCA ATGATGACTGGTCTGGAATGTGGGCATCGTTTCTGCACCGGGTGCTGGGGAGAATATTTGACAACCAAAATCATGGAAGAAGGAGTTGGACAAACAATAGCGTGTGCTGCTCACGCTTGTGACATTTTAGTCGACGACGCCAGTGTTATGCGACTTGTCAAGGATTccaaagttaaattaaaatatcaacaCTTAATCACCAATAGCTTTGTcgaa TGCAATAGGTTACTGAGATGGTGTCCTTCCCCCGATTGCAACAATGCTATTAAGGTGCAGTACGTAGAAGCAAGACCAGTTACTTGCAAATGTGGACATACCTTCTGTTTCCACTGTGGCGAAAACTGGCACGATCCTGTAAAGTGTCATTTGCTCCGTAAGTGGATCAAAAAGTGTGATGACGATTCCGAAACGTCAAACTGGATCGCTGCCAATACGAAGGAGTGCCCTAAGTGTAATGTCACGATCGAAAAAGATGGCGGATGTAATCATATGGTTTGCAAGAATCAGAATTGCAAAACTGAATTTTGTTGGGTATGTCTTGGTCCTTGGGAGCCTCATGGTTCTAGCTGGTACAATTGTAACCGTTATGATGAGGAGGAAGCAAAAGTGGCAAGGGACGCGCAAGAAAAATCCAGATCAGCTttacaaagatatttattttattgcaatagaTATATGAATCACATGCAATCACTAAAGTTTGAAAGTAAATTGTATGCCAGCGTGAAGGAGAAAATGGAAGAAATGCAGCAACATAATATGTCGTGGATTGAG gtacaatttttaaagaaagcaGTTGACATTTTGTGTTCCTGTAGACAGACTCTCATGTACACTTACGTTTTCGCTTATTACGTGAAAAAGAACAATCAGTCTGTGATTTTTGAGGATAACCAAAAGGATTTGGAGAGTGCTACAGAATGCCTCTCTGAATATCTTGAAAGGGATATCACGAGCGAAAATCTTGCAGACATCAAGCAAAAGGTTCAGGATAAATATAG ATACTGCGATAGTCGGAGAAAAGTGCTTTTAGAACATGTTCATGAAGGATATGAGAAGGAATGGTGGGATTACAAGGAATAG
- the LOC139817528 gene encoding uncharacterized protein, whose protein sequence is MAGDDGTTTNNEILDAEGGEEGQGTSARGELHSRVGGILECDPPGNRNSSNERVAAAAAAATATATATAVAVADNEDGVCRYAVGAANRAMSFFEMCQIRLQYLFPQLGPPPRYNIHDDSIESTAEILANDVIRYLLKEDIYLISQDPVSRSMRHNVYQMLNKHSILFTSMVNRLNVVPDTAYETFMGVANELFLHGVITWARIVCLYAFMGRLALWARDRRMHSLKKKLPLYVSRYVGENITHFIKGYGGWEQLCVEYPVAEEVSGAVWRSLLMTGATLGLIATILSVTS, encoded by the exons atgGCCGGCGACGACGGGACGACGACGAACAATGAGATCCTCGACGCGGAGGGTGGGGAGGAGGGGCAGGGTACGTCAGCGCGAGGGGAACTGCATTCCAGAGTGGGCGGCATTCTGGAATGCGATCCCCCCGGTAACAGGAATTCGTCGAACGAGCGAGTCgctgccgccgctgccgctgccactgccaccgccaccgccaccgccgtcgcCGTTGCTGACAACGAGGACGGTGTCTGCCGATATGCGGTCGGCGCTGCTAACCGCGCTATGTCTTTCTTCGAGATGTGCCAG ATTCGACTCCAGTATCTGTTCCCGCAACTGGGTCCACCCCCACGTTACAATATCCACGACGACTCCATAGAATCGACCGCAGAGATCCTGGCCAACGACGTGATACGGTACTTGCTGAAGGAGGATATCTATCTTATATCCCAGGATCCGGTCTCCCGCAGCATGAGGCACAATGTATATCAAATGCTCAACAAGCACAGCATTCTCTTCACGAGTATGGTAAATCGTTTGAACGTCGTCCCGGACACTGCTTATGAAACATTCATGGGGGTCGCCAACGAGCTGTTCCTACACGGCGTTATCACATGGGCCAGGATTGTCTGCTTGTACGCCTTCATGGGCAGATTGGCTTTGTGGGCCAGGGACAGAAGAATGCACAgtcttaaaaagaaattgccGTTGTACGTCTCTAGATACGTTGGTGAAAACATAACGCACTTCATCAAGGGCTATGGCGGATGG GAACAATTGTGCGTCGAGTACCCCGTGGCCGAAGAAGTCAGCGGCGCGGTTTGGCGGAGTCTGTTAATGACGGGCGCCACTCTCGGTTTGATCGCCACGATCTTATCGGTGACTTCTTGA
- the LOC139817519 gene encoding synaptic vesicle glycoprotein 2B — protein sequence MVEGEPDTKRNIKCDVKDERLNGCGSKDLELACIGLKGKTLDPEKGAYVQADFEKAIELSEYGKFHYFLLAVCGFVSTSEEMDVISMSFILPSAQCDLKLDTQAKGWLNSIIFIGMMAGAYAWGSIADALGRRKVLIAISFMNALCIVASSFSQTYELFMLFRFLNGAALGGSGPVIWSYFAEFQPKSKRGSMLSFMAAFWTLGNLFVAGLAWLIIPRDLGFTSSTFTYNSWRIFLLICAFPSFVVTGLLLLLPESPKYLLSSGKYEEALEIFRKIYVINTGKPQDTYTVKELILDDYQESNPVKAEVEEKSKCKTMLSDIVENSRLLFVTPILRFTIISIIINFTFHIGYYGLMMWFPELFNRFDEFHRDQPGVVASICQVTDYVVNKGSHSIENVCSDKIGASVFMESLITVASAIPANIVAVLGMDRLGRKFFLVFSTFSSGLCSIGLYFVYNKYQNLTVSAIFSGAISCGNAALDCLITEVFPTQLRATGIAISMVAARLGGIIGNIVIAQLLDMYCPAPTFIVAALLIGGGLLCLFLPNTTREPLS from the exons ATGGTAGAAGGTGAACCCGACACAAAGCGCAATATCA AGTGTGATGTAAAAGACGAGCGGCTAAACGGTTGCGGTTCCAAGGACCTCGAACTTGCCT GTATCGGATTAAAAGGCAAAACACTCGATCCAGAGAAGGGAGCCTATGTTCAAGCTGATTTCGAGAAGGCCATCGAACTAAGCG AATATGGCAAGTTTCATTACTTCCTACTCGCCGTGTGCGGCTTCGTCAGCACGAGCGAGGAGATGGACGTGATCTCCATGTCCTTCATCCTGCCGAGTGCGCAATGTGATCTGAAGCTTGATACCCAAGCGAAGGGATGGCTCAACTCGATTATCTTCATCGGGATGATGGCCGGGGCGTACGCATGGGGCTCCATAGCGGACGCTCTCGGTCGTCGGAAGGTCCTGATCGCCATCTCGTTCATGAACGCCCTGTGCATCGTCGCCTCTAGCTTCAGCCAGACGTACGAGCTCTTCATGCTGTTTCGTTTCCTGAATGGCGCGGC GCTAGGTGGTAGCGGACCGGTCATCTGGTCGTACTTCGCTGAATTTCAGCCGAAGTCCAAGCGCGGCTCCATGCTGTCGTTCATGGCGGCGTTCTGGACGTTGGGGAATCTTTTCGTGGCTG GCTTAGCATGGTTGATCATTCCGAGAGACTTAGGTTTCACGAGCTCAACGTTCACGTACAATTCCTGGAGAATCTTCCTGTTGATCTGCGCTTTTCCGTCGTTCGTCGTAACGGGGCTGCTTCTGCTGCTCCCCGAATCCCCCAAGTACCTCTTGTCTTCCGGAAAATACGAGGAGGCACTCGAAATTTTTCGTAAGATATACGTCATTAACACCGGCAAGCCACAAGACACCTACACG GTAAAAGAATTGATCCTCGATGACTATCAAGAATCGAACCCGGTAAAGGCTGAAGTCGAAGAAAAGAGTAAATGCAAGACTATGCTGAGTGACATCGTGGAGAACAGCAGACTGCTATTCGTAACGCCCATCCTTCGCTTCACGATAATATcgatcattattaatttcaccTTCCATATCGGTTACTACGGTCTGATGATGTGGTTTCCGGAGCTGTTTAACCGTTTCGACGAGTTTCATCGCGATCAACCGGGCGTGGTGGCCTCGATATGCCAGGTCACCGATTATGTCGTTAACAAGGGTTCGCACAGCATCGAGAACGTTTGCTCCGACAAAATCGGAGCGTCCGTATTTATGGAGTCCCTCATCACGGTAGCGTCCGCCATACCCGCCAATATCGTCGCTGTTTTGGGGATGGATCGCCTTGGCCGTAAATTCTTTCtag TGTTCAGCACGTTTTCATCAGGACTGTGCTCAATTGGCTTATACTTCGTGTACAACAAATATCAGAATTTGACCGTGTCGGCTATCTTCAGCGGCGCGATAAGTTGCGGCAACGCGGCGTTGGATTGTCTCATCACCGAGGTATTTCCGACGCAGCTGCGTGCAACCGGTATCGCCATATCGATGGTCGCCGCCCGCCTTGGCGGGATAATTGGTAATATTGTCATTGCCCAACTGTTGGACATGTATTGTCCGGCACCGACTTTCATAGTGGCCGCTCTTCTGATTG GAGGAGGCTTGCTGTGTTTATTCCTACCGAACACAACGCGCGAACCACTTTCCTGA
- the Rpl17 gene encoding large ribosomal subunit protein uL22 gives MGRYSHEPVNQTKSCKARGSNLRVHFKNTHEAARAIKSMALRRAQKYLKNVIEHKECVPFRRFNGGVGRCAQAKQFGTTQGRWPKKSAEFLLQLLKNAESNADYRGLDVDRLVIEHIQVNHAPCLRRRTYRAHGRINPYMSSPCHIEVILTEKEDVVAKATEEEPSKKKLSKKKLARQKEKMMRE, from the exons ATGGGTCGTTACTCCCACGAGCCGGTCAACCAGACCAAGTCGTGCAAAGCGCGCGGCTCGAATCTTCGCGTGCACTTCAAG AACACCCATGAGGCTGCACGTGCTATCAAAAGTATGGCCCTGCGCAGGGCGCAGAAGTACCTGAAGAACGTCATCGAGCACAAGGAGTGCGTTCCTTTCCGCAGGTTCAACGGCGGCGTCGGCAGGTGCGCTCAAGCTAAACAGTTTGGCACCACGCAAG GTCGTTGGCCCAAAAAGTCTGCAGAATTTCTGCTGCAGCTTTTAAAGAATGCAGAGAGCAATGCTGATTACAGGGGACTCGACGTGGATCGCCTTGTAATCGAGCATATTCAAGTAAATCATGCGCCTTGTCTTCGTAGAAGAACATACAGAGCTCATGGTCGTATAAATC CTTACATGAGCTCGCCATGTCACATTGAAGTGATACTGACAGAGAAGGAGGATGTTGTCGCAAAAGCTACAGAGGAAGAGCCGTCAAAAAAGAAACTTAGCAAAAAGAAGCTTGCTAGACAAAAGGAGAAGATGATGAGGGAATAA
- the Uros1 gene encoding uroporphyrinogen-III synthase gives MAGSGTMVVLCKGLSEKSDRQETYLETLESAGYSCECLQTLRFEFVNILELRARLSVADGYSGLILTSPRTVEAVALAAKEDPSILYHWKQMPAYCIGPATDSLARSQLNLQHCVGSDSGNSKRLAEKIVLDMKKDSKPLLYPCSEIARESICCIVEDRIPIEKIVVYRTLKSETLEQELPKMLDKCPRIFVFFSPSTVEHIKTQLKRNFYNIKHIKAIAIGPVTRDALINSGFNVYATADKPEPVALMHAIRAAETMKHLSENIS, from the exons ATGGCTGGAAGTGGCACGATGGTAGTACTATGCAAAGGATTGTCCGAAAAGAGCGACAGGCAGGAAACATATCTTGAAACATTGGAATCGGCTGGTTATAGTTGTGAATGTTTACAAACTCTAAGATTCGAGTTTGTGAATATCTTGGAACTGCGAGCGCGTCTGTCAGTAGCTGATGGATATAGTG GTCTAATATTGACGAGTCCTCGTACGGTGGAAGCTGTTGCACTGGCAGCAAAAGAAGACCCTAGTATCCTGTATCATTGGAAACAGATGCCAGCGTACTGCATAGGACCCGCGACGGACTCTCTTGCGAGAAGTCAACTTAACTTGCAACATTGCGTGGGCAGCGACTCCGGTAATTCAAAGCGACTGGCAGAGAAGATTGTTCTTGACATGAAGAAAGATTCAAAACCACTATTGTACCCGTGCAGTGAAATTGCACGTGAAAGTATATGTTGTATCGTCGAAGATAGGATTCCAATCGAAAAGATCGTGGTTTATAGAACGTTAAAGAGCGAAACGCTGGAGCAGGAGCTGCCAAAGATGCTTGACAAATGTCCTAggatatttgtttttttcagTCCGTCTACAGTGGAACATATTAAAACGCAActaaagagaaatttttataatatcaaacatATAAAGGCGATAGCCATAGGACCTGTAACGAGAGATGCGTTAATTAATTCTGGTTTCAATGTATATGCCACTGCAGACAAGCCTGAACCAGTAGCTTTGATGCACGCCATCAGAGCTGCTGAGACTATGAAACATTTAAGTGAgaatatttcatga